The Zonotrichia albicollis isolate bZonAlb1 chromosome 23, bZonAlb1.hap1, whole genome shotgun sequence genome contains the following window.
CtattcctgtccccatccctgtccccatccccgtcccctatccccattcctgtccccagggGTCACTCCCCTGTCCCTGACCCCCGAGGGTCCCGGTGTGGGTTCGGTACcgacccccgtgtccccctgtccgtccgtccccagcccagccccagcggGGTCCCCCAGCTGCCGGGAGGGGGGAcagtggcagtgccacccccaggagAGGGGACAGTGGCAGTGCCACCCTCAGAAGAGGTGACAATGGCAATGCCACCATCCCTGTGCGCGCTCTGGGGGTGGCACCGCCCCGCTGGGAATGGAAAATATTGACGGCACCGGGCTGGGCTCGTGCCAGGGGCCGCGGCCACGGCGGGGACAGCGCCTGGGGGGGCTCCGGGGGACACCGGGACTTCCCCGGGCACCGCGGGGTCAAGGACGGGGCCGGGATGGCCCGGCCTGGGGTGGGCACGGGACAGGGCACGggtgggctgggctgagcctcCCGGGGATCTCAGAGAAGGGAAGGGGGGACCAGAAGGGGCCTCAGAGCCACCCCCAGGCGTGTCACCCCCTCAGTGACTGCAGTGTCACCAGAGCAGGGGAGGACCCCAATTGTCccttccctgtgtccccctgagCCCCAAACACCGACAGGAGCGCggccccctgtccctctgtccccgcactgtccctgtccctgtccctgtccctgtcccgtgCCCGGCTCCTCGCGTGTCGcggtcccctccctgtccccgtTCCGCCCCCGTTCCGCCCCgccggggctggggaggggccgCGGGCGGAGCTCGGACCCGGAGCCGCTCCTTTGGATAAGAGGCGCGGCCCGGGCAGGTGCGGCGTGAgaggcaccggcaccggcaccgggcgCGGAACCCCCACGGCACTTTCGGGGTTTTTCCGGCCGCTTTCGGGTGTTTTTGCGGGGTTGTTTCTGTGCCCCCGCTCCCTCCCGGCTgtcccggcgccgccgccgccgctcggggCCCCCCGGCAGCACCGGGCATGGAGcgggcggcgggagcgcggccgggCGGGCAGCGCTGAGCGGCGCCGGTACCGGGGCGCCCCCATGAGCGGCTGAGCGGggcccgcgccccccgcccgtCCATGGGCGCGCTGGAGCCGGGCACCGGAGCGCCCCGGCCCGCCGCCCCCATGctcagcgccgccgccgccttcGCCAAGGAGCCGCCGGGCCCGCGggacgccgccgccgccgccgccgccgccgcgttCTTCGGGGATGGAGGGGCCCCGGAACCGGGAGCGCCCCCGCTCCCGTACGGCGCTCCCGGCGCTTTCGGCGGCCGGTTCCTGGGGCCGTGCCCGCCCTAccgggcgccgccgccccccgccccgccggtgGAAGGTTACGGGGCAGCCGAGGGCGGATTCGGCGGCGGGGGGGCCCCGCTGTGCCCCCCGCTCTGCGCCCTGCCCGGGTACCGGGCGGCCGGGAAGGTGCAGGTGATGCTCAACAATTACCCGCTCTGGGCCAAGTTCCACAAGCACCAGACCGAGATGATCATCACCAAGCAGGGCCGGTGAGCACCGGGGGCACCGGGGAGAgccgggggcaccggggggaagcggggctgggggcggcgggcactgggagggactggaggggaCTGGGGTGGACAGGGACGGAGCGGGACGGGGACCGACCGGGACAGGGAAGTGTCGCAGGACGGGTGAGGCCACGGAGGGGACGAGgtggggacaccgaggggaacCTGAGAGCGCCGGGGAAGCGGGGGCAACGAGACAGAGATGGGCAGCGCCACCGGGCACCGGAGATGTCGGGGGTCCCGTGTGGGCACCGGGGGTCCCGTGTGGGCACCGGGGTTGCGGGGGTGGGGGACACAGCAGTGAGGGGGTGGGACAGACCccggtgaggggctgggggattcTGCCTCTTCTCCCCAAAGGGCTGTGAAGGGTGGGAGGtgtttgtggggctgggggtgtaAGAAGTGAGACCCCCGTCCCCTCGTGGGTTCCAAGAAAAGCCTGGGTGGGGAGGCAAAGCATCCCGGACGTTTCCCGGTGTTGTTTCCTGGAGGAGTTGAGGCTCGTGGGAAGCAGAAAAGGGTCTGGGGGCGTCCCCAGCTGCACCGGGAGGGACAGGGGGTCCGACCCTCGGTGTCAGGAGGTGGCAGAGGCGGTGGCGCTGCCAGGGGCCCGCGGGCAGCTTTGATCCGGCGCCAGCCCACGGGCCGGATCCGGAGCTGGGCGCTGCAACAAGTGCAGAGGAGCCGCTGCCACCCCCGAGCGCCGCGGGTGAcacccccctgtcccctccctgtcccctccctgtcccctctccggGTGGGAATCCCCCGAGCTCCGTGACCAGGGACGGGGCAGCGCTTTGGGCCCGTCCTGGCTGCCAAACCCGCCCTTGGTGCCGCCACAGCGGGCACTCGCTGTGCCCTCCGGGCTGGGCCACAGGTTCTGGGGCTGGAGAGCATTGGGGGACTTTGGGGGCTCTGCCAAACCCCAATttgggggctctgggtgccccaCAGGCCCGTGGAGTAGCCACGATGTGGAGCAAGGGGAACCTAAAATGTAACCCAGTCCTTCAGCCCCACACTGGggtgatgaggatgaggatgaggagaacCCACCCTGGGCCGCACTTTGGGGTCTCCCTGGCAATGGGATCACAGCAGGGatcacacacagccctgccgcCCCCAGATCACCCCGAGGGGCCCCAAAACCCCGAGCCAAGGGGGAACAGGGCTGAACCCCTTCTATGCCACCCCAGATCACCCCGAGAGGCCCCAAAACCCCGAGCCAAGGGGGAACAGGGCTGCACCCCCATctgtgtgccctcagcagctggcacagcccccccagcccctcagcagctggcacagcccccccagcccctgctgcccccctgcccagcccaggggtcCCCCCGAGCCCGGCCCCTCGGCCGCACACAGCCGGTGTCACTTCGATGCCGAGCCCGACCTGCTGGATGTGCCGCCAGTCTAAACGCGTTAGGGCCGCTTGGTTTGGCACGGGCGAGCCCGGGGACGCTCCGAGCCCGGCACGGAGCGGGGGACGCGTCCCCAGGGGGTGGCAGGGGGGGCGGACACCCCCAGTTTGGTGTTTGTCACCCGCCACGCCTCAGGCCCTGCAGGAATGTGCTGAAATTCcgcttttttcccccattttttgctCTCTTTCCCCGCTGGGCGCTGGAGCCGTgccctccctgctgtgtcagagCCGGTGCTGAGGGTCTGGAAATTGGGGTGACCCCGCAGATCCCACCCCGTGCCccgctgcagctctgctctcatctCCCAGCCTGAAATCGccgattttggggtttttcccatctccatccccagcACGGAGGGGCTGCGGGCTGGGGGGGTTTTGCTCGGTGCAGGGGGGGCTCAGGCAAGCCCGGCCCGGGGAGAGCGTCAAAGCCGAGCCACAGAACATCCGCTCGTTTCCCCGACCCTGAGCTGCCTGTGCAGCGCGCAGGGCCGGGCTGCAGCGCTGCTGAGACAGGAAAAACCCGGCGGGGCTCGGGGGAATGTGAGCCCCAAACGGGACCCGAGcggggaccccaaaccccaaacggGACCCGAGCGGGGACCCCAAACCCTAAACGGGACCCGAGCGGGGACCCCAAACCCCGGGCTGCAGCGCTGCTGAGACAGGAAAAACCCGGCGGGGCTCGGGGGGATGTGAGCCCCAAACGGGACACCAAACCCCGggcagggggctctgggggggatGTGAGCCCCAAACGGGACCCCAAACCCCGGGCTGGGGGCTCGGGGGCACGGAGGGCTGACGGTCCCATCCCGCTATGGGTCTGCAGCCCCATCCCGCCCGTTCCTCAGCACCGATGGGGTGCAGGACCCCCGGGGGAATTGAGGCTGGGGGGACACGGTGGCACTGGGGTGAGGCTGGCCAGGCCTGGGATTGACCCTGCTGGCACCGTTCCTGCTGTCCCGGGCCAGCCTGGGCCATCCCAGCGGGTCCTGGGCCATCCCCCCCGTGCAGACAGTCCCCGGCTGGTTTctcactcctgtccctgtccctgtccctgtccctgtccctgtccctgtccctgtccctgtcccatccctgtcccatccctgtccctgtcccatccctgtccctgtccccgtccctgtccccgctgTGTCCCCCGTGACTCTcggggctcagcagggcaggattCCTGCGGAAACCCCCAAGATTCACCAgcaccctggcagtgctgggcacgGGGAATTCCTGCCGGGGCTGGCCCTGTCCtttggggtggcacaggggctggcactgccctttGGGGTCCTTTGGGATGGCACAGGGCCCGTCTTTGCGTTTTGAAGGGACACAGGCCCGTCTTTGGCTTTTGGGGTGGCACAaagggctgtccctgtgctttggGGTGACACAGGGCCTGACTTTACCTTTCCAGGGGACACGAGGGGCTGTCCCTGTCATTGGGGACACAGaagggctgtccctgcacctGGGGGTGGCTCAGTGCTGCATTTGGGGGTGCAGGGGCTCTCTCTGTgtttggggacaccagggacggCTTTGCCTTCAGAGAGGACActggggtggccttggggacacaaAGTGGCTTTGATTTGAGGGGtggctgtgcaggaaaagggacCCCAGAGGTGGCAGCGCCTTTGGggaccctggggctggcagggctggggacacgcagcgccaggctggcagctcggCGGGGCTGGCGCAGACATGCTGTGACTCGTCACCGTGTCCTGCTGCGCTGTGACATTTGGCTGTGCCCTGTCACCCActcgggctgtgctgtgcagatGTGCCGTGCCACGCAGCAGTGCCAGCGGGTGCCACCAGGACTCGTCCAGCTGTGCCACCGTGCTGTGGCACCACGGCGTGCATGGCCATGTCACCGTGCATTGTCATGTCACCGTGCCGTGTCCCCATGTCATGTCACCATGTCGTGTCCAGCAGCCATGTCATGTCACTGTGCCACGCACTGGTGTGTCATCACTGTGCCATGTCACCACACCACATCCAGCAGCTGTTCCATGCCACCGTGCCATGAATTGGTGTGTCACCCCTGTGCCGTGTCACCGTGCTGCGCATTGCTGTGCCACCCTGCCGTGTCACCTTGCCACGTCACCCAGCCCGCCATGAAGCAGGGACTGTCCCTCGTCCCATGTCCAGTGTCCCATGTCCCATGTCCCATGTCCAGTGTCCTCTGTCCTGTTCCCATGtcccgtgtcccctgtcccgTGTCCCACGCAGCCCCGGTGGCTCCTGCCGTCCCCGCGCTGCCGCCGGGtgtggaggaggatgaggatgaggaggaggaagaggatgaggaggaagctCAGGAAGCCGCAGCCCCCTGAGGCCTgctgggggctggggaggctctgcCGGGGGcttggagcccccagccctcctTTGCTCCACCTGGCcaccctgcagtgtccccagccccgcagtgtccccagccccgcagtgtccccagctgtcccccgctgtcccctcggtgtccccacTCCCCGAGCCGAGCAGTTCGCACCGGGACAAGCCCGAGGCTGAGACCCGCGGTGCCTTTGAGGGGTGGGCACCCCCCAAGCCGCAGCACCGGGCCCGGGCTCGGGCTCGGGGTTAAAAATAAAGGCGGGCGCGGTTGGGGCGCTGCCCCCGCCCTGTGCCCGGCCGGGCCGTGCGGTTTGCCCGCAGCGTGTGAGCGCCGGGGCTCGGCTGGCAGCGGGGAACGCGCCGTGGGAGCGCAAGGCAcacaaaaccagcccaaaaaaagccaaaacgcTGTTTTgttcctctgcagagctgcggctgctgcagcagggcgctGGGAGCGCGGCCCGGCCGAGGCTCGGCTCGCAGCTCCCGGGTGGTTTTTAGTGTGGTTTGAACGCGATTTGTGATCGGCGGCTGGAACCTCCCTGCGCTCGCTGCGGAGGGGATGCGAGCCCGCGGGACGGTccctgcggggacagcggggacagcggggacagcggggacagcggggacagcggggacagcgggggctCGGGGGGACCTGGGGGGACCTGGGGGGACCCCGGGATGCTCCGGGCCAGCCTCGGTCCTGAGCacgtgcagctgctgctggccccgcttctttctctttttacttctttttttttatctttatctTCTTTATCGTCTGCTTTAtcttctttttattcttattcttactatTTTCGTGTTCTTGTTTTTAGTCTTTATCttatctttctttctcttctccttctgattcctcattttttcctcttcttttttcattatttttcatttttctcttcccttttcttcttctttttctattttatcttccttcccccccccttttttttcccttaatcttcgttttcttctctttaacttttctgggttttttttcttttctcctcgtttttattctttctctttctatttttcttctctttctttctttctttttctattcccCACTGTCTCGCAAGGGCAATTTTGAGTCAGCCTCCACCCGCTGACTTTCCTTTCCACTGCTCTTCCCCCGGCCCCGCTTCCTGCGGGGGGCAGGGCCCGGACCCCCATTTCCCCTGGTGCGCCCCCTCCCCTCAGGAACCGGGGGCGAGCATTGGGGGACACCCCACCCACGGGGAGCTGGGGGGTGGCCCTGGTGGCTTTCTGCAGGGGTGACATCAATGGGGTGGCCGGACAGCAAGGGAGGGGGGGGATCAGTGTCCTGCTCCGGCCATCGGGGATCCAGAAATTGCCAAAATTCCACGGCCGGGAGCCACGGGGGGGCTGAACCGGTGCCCGCAGGCAACCTGAGCTGGCCACTGGGGCTactgggggatactggggacactggggacactgggggataCTGAGGACactgggggatactggggaGCCTGGGGGATACTGGGGGTTACCGGGGATACTGGGGttactggggacactgggggttactggggacactgggggatactggggaGCCTGGGGGATACTGGGGGTTACCGGGGATactgggggatactgggaaCTCTGGGGCTACTGGGGCTACTGGGGGTTCCTGGGGGATACTGAGGACACTGGGGCTactgggggatactggggacactgggggatactggggacactggggacactgggggatactggggacactggggacactgggggataCTGAGGACACTGGGggtactgggaatactggggcATACTGGGACCTCTGGGGCTACTGGGGGTTACTGGGGGATACTGAGGACACTGGGGCTACTGGGGGATACTGGAGATACTGGGggtactggggatactggggagcCTGCGGTTACTGGGGCTAATGGAGATACTGGGGCTATTGGGGcaactggggatactgggggcTACTGGGACTGTTGGGGTTACTGGGGTTACTGGTGCTACTGGGGGCTATTGTGGCTActggggccactgggaacactgggggtTACTGGGACTGCTGGGGGGCTATTGGGGCTACTGGGGCCACTGGGGGTTACTGGGACTGCTGGGGGGCTATTGGGGctactggggacactggggacagtgggaacaTTGGGGCCACTGGGCTGAGTCCCCACGCGGGCCAGAGCAGCGAGCGGAGCTCTCCCGCTGCGGTTTGAGGGGACCCGCGGGGGGCAGCGGGTGCAGCCCCGGGGGGGCGGCAGCTGCCACCCCGTGGTCCCCCCCGGTGCCACCGTGTCCCCTTCCTGCCCTTGGCGCGGGCTGGCGCCCAGCCCGAAATAGCAGCGGTGTTGGTTTCCGATCcggaaggtgcctggggagggggaggaagaTGCCGGGGGGGCTcggccccagagcagcccccagctgcCGGGGTCACTCAGCTGCCCACGGGCACGGCGGGAGGGGGGTGGGCACcgcctgcctcagtttccccatcacACCCATCCCACCCAAACCGCCCCGTGCCCAAGCGCCGGGCGGGGGGGGTGACGGTGTCTGcgcctctgtcccctccccaggcgAATGTTCCCCTTCCTCAGCTTCAGCCTCTCGGGGCTCAACCCCGGGGCGCACTACAGCGTCTGCGTGGACGTGGTGCTGGTGGACCAGCACCACTGGCGCTACCAGGGCGGGAAGTGGGTGCAGTGCGGCAAGGCCGAGGGCAGCATGCCAGGTACGGGCCTtcatcccctcctcctcctcctcctcctcaccctcgGGCCCTGCCGGGGCGGGGGTGATGCCGCTGTCCCCCCCCAGGGAACCGCCTGTACCTGCACCCCGACTCGCCCAACACGGGCGCGCACTGGATGCGCCAGGAGGTGTCCTTCGGCAAGCTGAAGCTCACCAACAACAAGGGAGCCTCCAACAACGTCGGGCAGGTGAGGGGAGGGTCCCGCCGCCCGGGCAGCTCGCTGTGTGCCCCCCTGACCGCTCGCCGTCCCGTTTCACCCCGCAGATGATCGTGCTGCAGTCGCTGCACAAGTACCAGCCGCGGCTGCACGTCACGGAGGTGAAGGAGGGCGAGGGGGAGGACGGGTACCCCTGCCCACACACCCACACCTTCGCCTTCCCCGAGACGCAGTTCATCGCCGTCACCGCCTACCAGAACGCCGACGTGAGTGCGAGCCCCCCCGCCAGCCCCCAGCGTgcagccccccaaaaaccccccaagaGCACAAAAACTCCAGCGACTGCCCAGCGTCCCCCCAGAAACCAGCTGGGATGGCCCGGTGTCACCACAGCGACCCCAGCCcgcccccagggcagccccgttAATCCCCCAGCAGCATCCAGggtgggctgggctgcagggaaacCCCCCGGCCTGGGCCAGGCTGCCCCTGTCTGCCAGCACCCCCTTTCTAAGGCATCCCTGGGACCCCAGTGCATCCCTGGGACCCCAGTGCATCCCTGGGACCCCAGTGCATCCCCGCAGCACCCCAGGACCTCCCCCTGCATCCCCGAGGCCTCCCAGTGCTGCCTGTATCCCCTCAGACTTCCAGAACCGCCCTGATCCCTTCAGCACCCAACCATCCCCCCCAGAACCGTACCAGGGTCTCTCCCTGCATCCCCCCTGCATCCCCGAGGCCCCCCAGTGCCGCCTGTATCCTCTCAGACTTCCAGAACCACCCCCTGGTCCCTTCAGCATCTCACCATCACTTCCAGAACcatcccacagcatcccaggaTCTCCCCCTGCATCTCTCcagcatcccaaatccatccccctgcatcccctcagcatcccaaatccatccccctGCATCCCCTCAGCATCCCAGGATCTCCCCCTGCATCCCCTCAGCATCCCAGAGgcctcccagtgccctcagatccccccaaatttccagaGCCTCCCCCCGGATCCCTCCAGTGACCCCCAGGATTCCCCATTAACCCCCTTAGAACCATCCCACACATCCCAGCACCCCCATCCCGaaccccccacagcccccagcgCCCCCTGCCCGGGCAAAGGGTGGCATTCCGGTGGGATGGGGGGAGAGGGACAGCGGGGGCGCACCCCGGAGCAGGGACAAGCCCCCCCAAAACTCACGTCCCCCCAGATCACGCAGCTGAAGATCGACCACAACCCCTTCGCCAAAGGATTCCGGGACAACTTCGACTCGTGAGTGCCGCCCCCCATCTCCCTCCCGTGCCCCCCGCTCCCCTCCCGGTCTCAccggcaggagcagccccccaACCCCaccgtgtccccctccccaggatGTACCCGGGCCCCGAGAGCGAGCGCCTGACGCCGTCCCCGCCCGAGGCCGCGGGCTGCCCGCAGCTGCTGCCGCgcttccagcccttcctgcccgAGCAGCTCCCGCTGCCCCCGGGCCGCTTCTTCGGGGGCGAGCGGGgcgcggccgcgctgccgctGCCCCCCAAGGACCCCCCGCCCTGGTTCTTCcccccgcagccgccgccgGGCCCCGGCGCGCTGGACTACGGCGGCTTCGAGGGCGGGTACGGCGGGGGCAAAGCGCTGCCCTACGGGGTGAAAGCGCTGCCGCTGCCCCCCGCGCCGCACCCCGCCCTGCCCTACTACCCCGAGGGGCCGGGCGGCTTCGGGGGCGGCTGGAGCCCCGCGCAGCTCGGCCACAAGGGCGGCGCCGCGGGCCTGGGCTGGTACCGGGAGCCCCGCGAGGAGAAGGgcaaggagctgcagggctgggccggcGAGCCCCCCGCCGCCGGGGACTGCTCCGACTCGGGGCTCTACGAGTGCAAGCGGCGCCGCGTGTCCCCGTACCCCTCGAGCACCGAGAGCTCCTCCCCGCCCCGCAACGGCGACAGCTACGACAAGGAGCCGCTCCCCGACGGCGGCTACTACGGCTACTACGGCACCTGAGGGGCAGCGAGGGGCCAGAGCCCCCCGGGACCCCAAACCTGGGTCCTGTgcgcccccccagccccacagatccTGACAATCAGCCCCCGGTGCCACCCGGAGGGgccgcggggacagcggggaggGGACGGTGgggaggggacaatggggagggggttttttggtgtggGTGGTTTTTAAGGGAGGGGGTCAATGCTGAAGTATTTATTGAGCCCCCCCCGTGCCCGGTGTGGGGCGGGGGGCAGCAGCATATCGCAATAAAGGGGGCACCGCgggacacggctctgggcagtTCTGTGCGTGTggggagggaaactgaggcacggggggGGGGTGGGAGGGCTTGGGCATCCCCAGCCTGATTTGGGAGGGGGTCCTGAGCCCCTCAGAGGTAATGAtgtgtggggaggagaaggaatCTCTCTACACACCCCAACTCTTCACAGCCTTTATTGAGCAGCCCCTGTGCACAatttgggggtggggggggcAGTGGGGTCTTCCCGCCCGCGGGCACCCTGCGACCCCCTGAACCCCCCCCTTAtcaccctgtgcccccagggcaggggggcactgccagcccctgccccaaaGTGCCTCCGGTGTCCCCAAGGCTCTGCCCCGGGGCGGGGGGAGGCATTGCCAGTGCCCCCCTCCCATTTTTACATCACAGTTTTGCTGAAACAGCGGCAAAATGGCTCggaaatggggggggggggtctgcacccccagtgctggggggacctgccccgctgctgggcgctgctgtgaggggctggggggctcagcACCCCCCGGGCGCGGGGGGCTACCAGAGCACTGCGCTGTCCAGGTGCGAGAAGCCGGGGTCCAGGCGCAGCTTCCAGTAGGTGTGGTTGGTGACCCACGACTCCTTGCCACTGGCATCGGTCACACGCCTGGCACGGGGTGGGGGCACGGTTGGGACTCCCAGGGGGGGCTTCCCATTCCCTGAGAGCCCCACGTCCCCCTGAGAGCCCCCACGCTCCTCTGAACCATGAGGTCTCCAGAGGGTCTGGCCATTCCCCTAAAGCCCCCACATCTCCCTAAACCATGGGGTGCCCTCAGGACCCCCATGGGGAGGTTTCCCCATTTCCTGAGAGCCCCACATCCTCTTGAGCCTTGGGGTGCCCTCACGACTCTCATGGGGGGCTTTCTCCACTTCCTGAGACCCCCCTGAAAGTCCTACACCCTCTGAGCTATGGGGTTCTTTCAAGACTCCTGGGAAGGGTCTCCCCATCCCACAAGAGCCCCACATCCCACAAGAGCCCCACATCCCATAAGAGCCCCCCTGACCCTAGGGCTGCCCTCAGGACCCCCAGAAGGCCTCCCCACCCCCTGACCCGGGGGTCCCCAGCCCCGGGAGCCCCCAGACCTGAAGAAGCGGGCCTGGTGGGTGATGTTGTTCTCCTCCATGACGCGGCGCCGGTCGCGCTGCAGCTGCTCGATCTGGCGCTTCTGCGCCTCGGCCGCCGGCACGTTCCCCTCCTCCAGGTACCTGCGGGGACACGGGACACGGCAGTGACCCCCCGGGACACGGCAGTGACCCCCCGGGACACGGCAGtgccccccggcccggccccggggcgCTGCTCACCGCTGGTCCGGCCGCAGCCGCGTGTCCGTGGAGGGCAGCACCCGGCGCAGCTCCGGCGTCAGCTCGTTCAGCTCCAGCGCGAACTGCGTGAAGCCGTAGCTCCTCTCGTGGTCGCGGGGCATGGGGTCTGCGCGGGGGCGTGGGGGCGGTCAGAGAGCCCCCCAAAGGCAGGGGAGCCCCCCGGGCGGTGCCCCCGGTCCTTACTGGCTTTCCAGACGCACTGGCCCGGCGCGGGCCCGCGGCGCAGCCCCTCGTGCCACTTGCCCGCCAGGCGCTCCACGGCCGTCCCGGCGCGGCTCAGCACGGCGCCCTGCACCTCGTTGGCCCCCGCGCCCCAGTACCGGGCCTGCGGCGGCACCGGCGCTCAGCGGGGCCGGGAGCGTGGGGAGGGGTCAGCGGGAAAGGGTGGGGCTATGATGGCTGGGGTCATAGAGGAAGGGCGGGGCCGCTGGGAAGGGGTGGGGCCATGGGGAGAGGGTGTGGCTATGATAGGGTGGGGTCATAGGGAAAGGTGGGGTCCTAGGAAagggtggggctgctgggaAAAGGGTGGGGCCAGGAGTGATGGGAGGAGCTTTCTGGAATTCAGGGGCACCATTGGGAAAGGGTGGGGCCGTAGGAA
Protein-coding sequences here:
- the TBX21 gene encoding T-box transcription factor TBX21; amino-acid sequence: MGALEPGTGAPRPAAPMLSAAAAFAKEPPGPRDAAAAAAAAAFFGDGGAPEPGAPPLPYGAPGAFGGRFLGPCPPYRAPPPPAPPVEGYGAAEGGFGGGGAPLCPPLCALPGYRAAGKVQVMLNNYPLWAKFHKHQTEMIITKQGRRMFPFLSFSLSGLNPGAHYSVCVDVVLVDQHHWRYQGGKWVQCGKAEGSMPGNRLYLHPDSPNTGAHWMRQEVSFGKLKLTNNKGASNNVGQMIVLQSLHKYQPRLHVTEVKEGEGEDGYPCPHTHTFAFPETQFIAVTAYQNADITQLKIDHNPFAKGFRDNFDSMYPGPESERLTPSPPEAAGCPQLLPRFQPFLPEQLPLPPGRFFGGERGAAALPLPPKDPPPWFFPPQPPPGPGALDYGGFEGGYGGGKALPYGVKALPLPPAPHPALPYYPEGPGGFGGGWSPAQLGHKGGAAGLGWYREPREEKGKELQGWAGEPPAAGDCSDSGLYECKRRRVSPYPSSTESSSPPRNGDSYDKEPLPDGGYYGYYGT